The Paenibacillus sp. genome has a segment encoding these proteins:
- a CDS encoding glycoside hydrolase family 172 protein: MGYGLSGLSRKRTGKSRRVSSWDRSGRNKDNITVKSGETAVIADIEGPGVIRHIWSTIAVHEQYSFRKILIRVYWDDEEHPSIDSPIGDFFGVGHGVASHYVSLPLNMITTQGVVENKAAMNCFFEMPFARRARFEITNECDNDLILYFYIDYTEEPVPNDSFYFHAQWRRENPTAGTMDLHALKADHDAQTDPWFSENKVNAVANLDGKGNYVILDAVGEGHYVGCNLSIDHIDPIPGFVWPGEGDDMFFIDGEAWPPTLHGTGTEDYFCAAWGYPSGKYDGPYHGISLAAPLRGYGEAWRENNIIPFHDCSGKWTTYRFHIVDPIVFEKSLLFSIEHGHANCQSNDYSSVAYWYQREPHKQFPETLPVALRLPLSEKESARRFYRNL; encoded by the coding sequence ATGGGTTACGGACTAAGCGGGTTAAGCCGCAAAAGGACGGGGAAATCGCGCCGGGTTTCCAGTTGGGACCGGTCGGGGCGCAATAAGGACAACATCACGGTGAAAAGCGGAGAAACCGCCGTCATCGCGGACATCGAAGGCCCCGGCGTCATACGGCACATTTGGTCGACGATCGCAGTCCACGAGCAGTATTCGTTCCGTAAAATATTGATTCGCGTCTATTGGGACGACGAGGAGCATCCGAGCATCGACTCGCCGATCGGCGACTTTTTCGGCGTCGGACACGGCGTGGCGAGCCACTACGTCTCGCTGCCGCTCAACATGATCACGACGCAGGGCGTCGTCGAGAACAAAGCCGCGATGAACTGCTTTTTCGAAATGCCGTTCGCGCGCCGCGCCCGCTTCGAAATTACGAACGAGTGCGACAACGACCTGATTTTGTATTTTTATATCGACTACACCGAAGAGCCGGTGCCGAACGATAGCTTTTACTTCCATGCGCAATGGCGCAGGGAGAACCCCACCGCCGGCACGATGGATTTGCACGCGCTTAAAGCCGATCACGACGCGCAGACAGACCCTTGGTTCTCCGAAAACAAGGTGAACGCGGTCGCCAACTTGGACGGCAAGGGCAACTACGTCATCCTCGACGCGGTCGGCGAAGGCCATTACGTCGGCTGCAACCTCAGCATCGATCATATCGATCCGATTCCGGGCTTCGTTTGGCCCGGCGAAGGGGACGACATGTTTTTCATCGACGGGGAGGCGTGGCCGCCGACGCTGCACGGCACCGGCACGGAGGACTACTTTTGCGCCGCGTGGGGGTATCCGTCCGGCAAGTACGACGGGCCGTACCACGGCATTTCGCTGGCTGCTCCGCTCCGCGGATACGGCGAAGCGTGGCGGGAGAACAACATCATCCCGTTCCACGATTGCTCCGGCAAATGGACGACGTATCGATTCCATATCGTCGACCCGATTGTTTTCGAGAAGTCGCTGCTGTTCAGCATCGAACACGGACATGCGAACTGCCAGTCCAACGATTACTCGTCCGTCGCCTATTGGTACCAGCGCGAACCGCACAAGCAGTTCCCCGAGACGCTGCCCGTCGCGCTTCGACTCCCGCTGTCGG